The following proteins are encoded in a genomic region of Helicobacter macacae MIT 99-5501:
- a CDS encoding Re/Si-specific NAD(P)(+) transhydrogenase subunit alpha: protein MQQTLFTATSQSQIGIPQIGIPKESQKNEARVSASPASVSALQKLGFAVVVAKGAGAKAGFSDEEYQNNGATIATQNQALSSDIVLVVNAPNDEEIKQLKKGAILIGLLGIAHNKPLLESLNAQGINALSMDCVPRISRAQSMDALSSMANIAGYRAIIESSFAFGRFFGGQITAAGKIPPAKVLVIGAGVAGLASIGTANSLGAVVRAFDTRPEVKEQVQSMGAEFLEINIEEEAGGGDGYAKVMSEAYIKAEMELFATQAKEVDIIITTALIPGKPAPKLITKQMVESMRQGSVIVDLAAQNGGNCELTKANELIVSKNGVKIIGYTDLPSRLPTQSSQLYATNVLNLLKLMCEKSQAIQESKESKEGKESKLEIDFDDEILRGACVCKDGQITFPPPPIKVSATKNPADDLVKSSQKDSTKEDLAKKDSAQSGVDSSKSCPLRKIWHKYSSYAPLGFGIVGILAFFGICANAPSEFLSHFMVFALACVVGYYVVWNVNHALHTPLMSVTNAISGIIVVGALLQMGEGSLISALAFVGVFIASINIFGGFFVTQRMLKMFRLDRDDKQEGKTTKSSSAKTSNATKSGNVK from the coding sequence ATGCAACAAACACTTTTCACAGCTACATCGCAATCCCAAATCGGTATCCCACAAATAGGCATTCCAAAAGAAAGCCAAAAAAACGAAGCACGGGTAAGTGCATCTCCTGCAAGTGTGAGTGCGCTGCAAAAGCTAGGATTTGCCGTAGTGGTAGCAAAAGGTGCTGGGGCAAAAGCTGGATTTAGTGATGAGGAGTATCAAAACAATGGCGCGACAATCGCCACCCAAAATCAAGCACTATCTAGCGACATAGTCCTGGTAGTAAATGCCCCAAACGATGAGGAAATCAAGCAACTAAAAAAAGGCGCGATTCTAATCGGGCTACTTGGCATAGCGCATAATAAGCCACTTTTAGAATCCCTAAACGCGCAAGGCATAAATGCACTTAGTATGGACTGCGTCCCTAGAATCTCACGCGCTCAAAGTATGGACGCGCTTAGCTCTATGGCAAATATCGCAGGCTATCGCGCCATAATCGAATCTAGCTTTGCCTTTGGGAGGTTTTTTGGTGGTCAAATCACTGCTGCTGGCAAAATCCCCCCTGCAAAAGTCCTAGTCATCGGCGCGGGCGTAGCTGGACTAGCATCAATCGGCACGGCAAATAGCTTGGGTGCGGTTGTGAGGGCATTTGATACGCGTCCTGAAGTCAAAGAACAAGTGCAATCTATGGGTGCGGAATTTTTGGAAATAAACATAGAAGAGGAAGCAGGCGGTGGCGATGGCTATGCAAAGGTAATGAGTGAGGCTTATATAAAAGCTGAAATGGAGCTTTTTGCCACCCAAGCAAAAGAAGTAGACATTATCATCACTACCGCGCTTATCCCGGGCAAGCCCGCTCCCAAACTCATCACCAAGCAAATGGTAGAATCTATGAGGCAGGGCAGTGTGATTGTGGATTTGGCAGCCCAAAACGGCGGTAACTGCGAGCTAACAAAAGCAAACGAACTAATAGTTAGCAAAAATGGCGTAAAAATCATCGGCTATACGGATTTGCCCTCACGCTTGCCTACGCAAAGCTCACAGCTATATGCGACAAATGTGCTAAATCTGCTAAAGCTAATGTGTGAGAAAAGCCAAGCTATCCAAGAAAGTAAAGAAAGTAAAGAAGGCAAAGAAAGCAAGCTAGAAATTGATTTTGATGATGAGATTTTGCGCGGTGCGTGTGTTTGCAAAGACGGGCAAATCACTTTCCCACCACCACCTATAAAAGTCTCTGCTACAAAAAATCCCGCAGATGATTTGGTAAAATCTAGCCAAAAAGATTCTACTAAAGAGGATTTGGCAAAAAAGGATAGCGCACAAAGTGGGGTGGATTCTAGCAAATCTTGCCCGCTAAGAAAGATTTGGCACAAATATTCTAGCTACGCGCCACTTGGGTTTGGGATTGTAGGGATTTTGGCGTTTTTTGGGATTTGTGCAAATGCGCCGAGTGAGTTTTTGTCGCACTTTATGGTGTTTGCACTTGCGTGTGTGGTGGGCTACTATGTCGTGTGGAATGTAAATCACGCACTTCACACCCCGCTAATGAGCGTTACAAACGCCATTTCTGGCATCATCGTGGTGGGGGCATTGCTACAAATGGGCGAGGGAAGCCTAATTAGCGCGCTTGCTTTTGTGGGTGTGTTTATCGCTAGTATCAATATTTTTGGTGGATTTTTCGTTACGCAGCGAATGCTAAAAATGTTTCGCCTTGATAGAGATGATAAGCAAGAGGGCAAAACTACAAAATCTAGCAGTGCCAAAACTAGCAATGCTACTAAGTCTGGCAATGTGAAATAA
- a CDS encoding ABC transporter ATP-binding protein, translating to MQNATQTTNPPKVTLKSFYKRFYPYIKDYYLFFFLVVISSSITAAGTAGSAYLIKPALDDIFLNKDAKMLTIVPFLVVVAYFAKGAGSYAQNFFINYIGSDIVRRIREDVLEHTLRLDLQFFNKMRTGELLARVTGDIEMVRAAVANYCTDFVREVFTIVGLIVVVIYQSPMLAFYSFVVLPFSVVPVIILMRHVKRLTRKGVNKGADIASKLTEIFSSAEIIKANNGEQLELEHYKKENKILFKLGIKGVLIGGINTPLMEFLGAIAIGLVIFVGGNEVIQERMTVGEFGAFTAALFMLWTPIKRLVGIFMSFQSALVAGERIAYIMDLRPTIIDGNRTLNKPIESIQVESTKLSYDEVAALNGVSLEVARNEIIALVGKSGSGKSSLVNMILRLYEPSSGRILINGVDTKEFTQKSVRDNISIVTQRIFIFNDTIAANVAYGSTIDNERVIDALKKAQMWDFVQGIEGGIEARLDEFGTNLSGGQRQRIAIARAIYKNSDVLIFDEATSALDIKTEEEIRKTIESIKQDKIIILIAHRPSTISLASRIYHLENGLITHINTPEEFFRDEALSQELQKEQ from the coding sequence ATGCAAAACGCTACACAAACCACAAACCCCCCCAAAGTAACGCTAAAAAGTTTTTATAAACGATTTTATCCTTACATAAAAGACTATTATTTGTTTTTTTTCTTAGTCGTTATTTCTAGCTCTATAACCGCAGCTGGGACAGCTGGCTCTGCTTATCTTATCAAACCCGCCCTTGATGATATATTTCTAAACAAAGATGCAAAAATGCTAACTATCGTGCCATTTTTGGTGGTTGTGGCGTATTTTGCCAAAGGAGCTGGTTCTTATGCACAAAATTTCTTTATCAACTACATAGGCTCTGACATTGTGCGGAGAATCCGCGAAGATGTGCTAGAGCACACCTTGCGACTTGATTTGCAGTTTTTCAACAAAATGCGCACAGGCGAGCTACTAGCACGTGTAACAGGCGATATAGAAATGGTGCGTGCAGCAGTGGCAAACTACTGCACAGATTTTGTCCGCGAGGTTTTCACTATTGTGGGGCTTATCGTGGTTGTGATTTATCAAAGTCCTATGCTTGCGTTTTATTCATTTGTGGTGTTGCCTTTTTCTGTCGTGCCTGTGATTATCCTTATGCGACACGTAAAACGTCTAACGCGCAAAGGCGTGAATAAGGGTGCAGATATTGCCTCAAAACTTACCGAGATTTTCTCTAGTGCTGAAATCATCAAAGCAAACAATGGCGAGCAGCTAGAATTAGAGCATTACAAAAAAGAAAACAAAATCCTCTTTAAGCTAGGTATAAAAGGCGTGCTAATCGGTGGAATCAACACACCTTTAATGGAGTTTTTGGGCGCAATCGCCATAGGCTTGGTTATCTTTGTAGGCGGAAACGAAGTCATACAGGAGCGAATGACAGTTGGCGAGTTTGGTGCTTTTACTGCGGCGTTATTTATGCTTTGGACACCTATCAAAAGGCTAGTTGGGATTTTTATGAGCTTTCAAAGCGCACTTGTAGCAGGGGAGAGAATCGCTTATATTATGGATTTGCGCCCAACCATAATCGATGGGAATCGCACACTAAATAAACCAATAGAATCCATACAAGTAGAAAGCACCAAACTAAGCTATGATGAAGTCGCAGCCCTAAATGGTGTAAGTTTGGAAGTGGCTAGAAACGAGATAATCGCACTTGTTGGCAAATCTGGCTCTGGCAAAAGCTCGCTTGTAAATATGATTTTGCGACTTTATGAGCCAAGTAGTGGGAGGATTTTGATAAATGGTGTGGATACAAAAGAATTTACCCAAAAATCTGTGCGTGATAATATCAGTATCGTTACGCAAAGAATCTTTATTTTTAATGACACGATTGCGGCAAATGTCGCTTATGGAAGCACGATAGACAATGAGCGCGTGATAGACGCGCTAAAAAAAGCTCAAATGTGGGATTTCGTGCAAGGTATCGAGGGTGGGATAGAAGCAAGGCTTGATGAGTTTGGCACAAATCTAAGCGGTGGGCAAAGACAGCGCATAGCCATTGCAAGGGCGATTTATAAAAATAGCGATGTGCTTATATTTGATGAAGCCACTTCCGCGCTAGACATAAAGACAGAGGAGGAAATACGCAAAACCATAGAATCCATAAAACAAGATAAAATCATTATCCTAATCGCTCATCGCCCTAGCACAATTTCGCTTGCAAGCAGAATCTACCACTTAGAAAACGGACTCATCACGCATATAAACACACCTGAAGAGTTTTTCCGTGATGAAGCCCTAAGCCAAGAATTGCAAAAAGAACAATAG
- the pntB gene encoding Re/Si-specific NAD(P)(+) transhydrogenase subunit beta — translation MFDTFFDNANLTNGAYIIASILFILSLAGLSQHKSAKRGNLFGIAGMALALLATIFSGDIGNLALIIAAMLLGGGIGVILAQKVEMTQMPELVAILHSFVGLCAVLVGLNSFIGDLQDSSRLVEQLESSGLDSGLEFGLGLMLPFFGADSAGLDEIGNPASANPIHLVEVFLGVFIGAVTFTGSLVAFGKLRGILSGAPLNLPFKHYWNLAALVLSFIALIVFVASDDMLPQIIAISAMLFIALVFGWHLVASIGGADMPVAVSMLNSYSGWAAAAAGFMLGNDLLIVTGALVGSSGAILSYIMCKAMNRSFISVIAGGFGTDGGSASADEGGEYTQISPEQVATLLGNAKSVIITPGYGLAVAQAQYPVYDLTKKLQDRGVEVRFGIHPVAGRLPGHMNVLLAEAKVPYDIVLEMEEINADFPSTDVVLVIGANDTVNPSALDDPNSPIAGMPVLEVWKAKSVIMFKRSMNTGYAGVQNPLFFKENTKMLFGDAKKSVEAILGALQ, via the coding sequence ATGTTTGATACTTTTTTTGACAATGCAAATCTAACAAACGGTGCTTATATCATTGCTTCGATTTTGTTTATCCTCTCTCTTGCTGGACTATCTCAACACAAAAGCGCGAAAAGAGGCAATCTTTTTGGCATAGCAGGTATGGCTTTAGCCCTCTTAGCGACAATATTTAGTGGCGATATAGGCAATCTCGCCCTAATCATCGCAGCTATGCTACTAGGTGGTGGCATAGGAGTGATTTTAGCCCAAAAGGTAGAAATGACACAAATGCCCGAATTAGTAGCGATTTTGCATAGCTTTGTGGGGCTTTGTGCTGTGCTAGTGGGACTAAATAGCTTTATAGGCGATTTACAAGATTCTAGCAGATTGGTTGAGCAGCTAGAATCTAGCGGGCTTGATTCTGGGCTAGAATTTGGACTAGGGCTTATGTTGCCATTTTTTGGTGCGGATTCTGCTGGACTTGATGAGATTGGCAATCCTGCAAGTGCAAATCCAATCCACCTAGTCGAAGTGTTTTTGGGTGTGTTTATCGGGGCGGTTACTTTCACAGGCTCGCTTGTAGCGTTTGGCAAACTTCGTGGAATCCTATCTGGCGCACCGCTAAACTTGCCTTTTAAACATTATTGGAATCTAGCCGCGCTTGTTTTGTCATTTATCGCGCTTATCGTGTTTGTAGCTAGCGATGATATGCTTCCACAAATCATCGCTATAAGTGCTATGCTATTTATCGCGCTTGTCTTTGGCTGGCATTTAGTCGCTTCTATCGGTGGAGCAGATATGCCTGTGGCTGTGTCTATGCTAAACTCATACTCGGGCTGGGCTGCAGCTGCAGCGGGGTTTATGCTAGGAAATGATTTGCTTATCGTTACAGGTGCGCTTGTGGGTAGCTCTGGGGCGATTCTCTCATACATTATGTGCAAGGCGATGAATCGCTCATTTATTAGCGTGATTGCAGGGGGGTTTGGCACAGATGGAGGAAGTGCTAGCGCAGATGAGGGAGGAGAATACACACAAATAAGCCCCGAGCAAGTAGCCACACTGCTAGGAAACGCAAAATCTGTCATCATAACCCCGGGCTATGGACTAGCAGTCGCGCAAGCCCAATACCCTGTCTATGACTTGACAAAAAAGCTCCAAGATAGAGGAGTGGAAGTGAGGTTTGGCATACACCCTGTGGCAGGGCGACTCCCGGGACATATGAATGTATTGCTAGCAGAAGCAAAAGTGCCTTATGACATCGTGCTAGAAATGGAGGAAATAAACGCAGATTTCCCAAGCACTGATGTCGTGCTAGTCATCGGTGCAAACGACACAGTAAACCCAAGCGCACTAGATGACCCAAATAGCCCCATAGCAGGTATGCCTGTGCTTGAGGTATGGAAAGCAAAAAGTGTGATAATGTTTAAACGCTCGATGAATACGGGCTATGCGGGCGTGCAAAATCCGCTATTTTTCAAAGAAAATACCAAAATGCTTTTTGGCGATGCTAAAAAGAGTGTGGAGGCGATTTTGGGTGCATTGCAATAA
- a CDS encoding outer membrane beta-barrel protein, producing the protein MLTTTKNCNHTPNNNPKHTKLKPLGKVLLASAFALSVLSIANAQPEAQNEAQAPANTQEATKEATQEATQEATNQSAQEAASEATNETSQAQTLNQKEPVQSISTPCGEGCGVPHTHTQESADTLGTGENTQEQLAQEEQTRPFEIEPMNKEKSGVFVGLSIGVASLSYNGAISYLATPTGGAQNTYTSSASLDRATGIYGILVGYKHAITGGFGLRYYADFNYSYAHQNKIWGMNYNLNIDGLLNIVEKNNNFFGFFAGVGLGAQSYGWSNKLLENMLEAAGDAAGSGGVTLAPTTLPTNYKGKKFSNPKTSFNVAINFGVRANLAKHHDVELGVRFRPVRATLGKPDKMESKPANGGGNGNGETTQVGTKAVVGSNYDIFFRYNFVF; encoded by the coding sequence ATGCTTACTACAACAAAAAACTGCAACCACACCCCAAACAACAACCCTAAGCATACAAAGCTAAAGCCTTTGGGGAAAGTGCTTTTGGCAAGTGCTTTTGCTCTAAGTGTGCTAAGTATCGCAAATGCACAGCCTGAAGCGCAAAATGAAGCACAAGCACCAGCCAACACCCAAGAAGCAACAAAAGAAGCAACCCAAGAGGCGACACAAGAAGCGACAAATCAATCCGCGCAAGAAGCAGCAAGCGAAGCGACAAATGAAACAAGCCAAGCGCAAACGCTTAACCAAAAAGAGCCTGTGCAATCCATTAGCACGCCTTGTGGGGAGGGCTGCGGAGTGCCACACACACACACACAAGAAAGCGCAGACACGCTAGGCACAGGAGAAAACACCCAAGAGCAATTAGCCCAAGAGGAGCAAACTCGCCCCTTTGAAATCGAGCCTATGAATAAAGAAAAAAGTGGTGTGTTTGTGGGGCTAAGCATCGGTGTAGCATCTCTGAGCTACAATGGAGCTATAAGCTACCTCGCCACTCCAACAGGTGGAGCGCAAAACACTTACACTTCATCAGCCTCACTAGATAGAGCCACAGGAATCTATGGAATCCTAGTGGGATACAAGCACGCTATCACGGGTGGATTTGGCTTGCGATATTATGCAGACTTCAACTACTCCTATGCTCACCAAAACAAAATCTGGGGTATGAACTATAATTTAAATATTGATGGTCTACTAAATATCGTAGAGAAAAACAACAATTTCTTTGGGTTTTTTGCTGGTGTGGGGCTAGGAGCGCAGAGCTATGGCTGGAGCAATAAACTGCTAGAAAATATGCTAGAAGCAGCAGGAGATGCAGCTGGAAGTGGTGGCGTAACTCTTGCACCCACAACACTTCCTACAAACTACAAGGGCAAGAAGTTTAGCAACCCAAAAACTAGCTTCAATGTCGCTATAAACTTCGGTGTGAGGGCAAATCTCGCTAAGCATCACGATGTCGAGCTGGGCGTTAGGTTTCGCCCTGTGAGAGCTACACTAGGTAAGCCAGATAAAATGGAATCAAAACCTGCTAATGGTGGAGGAAACGGCAATGGCGAAACAACACAAGTAGGCACAAAAGCGGTGGTTGGCTCAAACTATGACATATTCTTCCGCTACAATTTTGTGTTTTAG
- a CDS encoding metallophosphoesterase has product MKYNINLDTFLISDSHFGHKAVMKKEPSRKEALKRSPFKVFEDLSVYEWNTVVNRGDKVLHLGDLYFDDGYKYLPKLSGDKILLVGNNDIGKFWRVQEMEEWQVCKKLKLQIPQKSKILRRLVEKFGKEQVKNIYANAIVLDIGKERIMFSHFPVMNRKSNDRFWEARDVLDEAYRLSECSLNIHGHTHSKKTHNKFCINVSCEETEFRPVRLFQVLSMH; this is encoded by the coding sequence ATGAAATACAACATAAACCTTGATACTTTTTTGATTTCTGATTCTCATTTCGGGCATAAAGCCGTGATGAAAAAAGAACCTTCTCGCAAAGAAGCACTAAAAAGAAGTCCTTTTAAGGTGTTTGAGGATTTGAGTGTGTATGAGTGGAACACAGTAGTAAATCGTGGCGATAAAGTGCTGCATTTGGGGGATTTGTATTTTGATGATGGGTATAAATACTTGCCAAAGCTAAGCGGGGATAAAATCCTACTTGTTGGCAATAACGACATTGGCAAGTTTTGGCGAGTGCAAGAAATGGAGGAATGGCAAGTCTGCAAAAAGCTAAAGCTACAAATCCCGCAAAAAAGCAAAATTTTGCGTAGGCTAGTAGAAAAATTTGGTAAAGAGCAAGTCAAAAATATCTATGCAAATGCTATCGTGCTAGATATAGGCAAAGAGCGGATAATGTTTAGCCATTTTCCCGTGATGAATCGCAAGAGTAATGATAGATTTTGGGAAGCGCGAGATGTGCTAGATGAGGCGTATCGGCTAAGCGAATGTAGCTTAAACATACACGGGCATACGCACTCTAAAAAAACGCATAATAAATTTTGTATAAATGTCAGCTGTGAGGAGACAGAGTTTCGCCCTGTGAGATTATTTCAAGTGCTTAGTATGCACTAG
- a CDS encoding HipA domain-containing protein — translation MPPILSNKNQTNETYIYKQHKLYAKLLSGEYYLLKNNSFVLANDEINEILDILPEGIDLKIMQKSFNAENPIELLPYLRNTIGDFDFSHLSTKTNFDKPIMSNLSLDFAFPKILDCQIDINPSALYPSRDIDPKNNGIQVLSLSGAQHKLQVSITNNVITENYGDFILKPDNEEYSNLAVNEHLNMSFMREFGFEVPFNALVCDRHFGEFHYVVKRFDIDENGNKMPQITLNALTKSKRKEIGNIEDIATFLRDRLDNAEKMKFIKYIYANALLHNNDLHKKNISFVFKDNALKLSPAYDILNIYPIRKLENTQCLLLINNKQNNIKIDDFHLVSQNLGVDFAQARESLNQILDIYLNKYPEYIKKLQDILKKHPTKSAEIAMSFKDFRNKLLDSYDKCQKNNEI, via the coding sequence ATGCCACCAATTCTAAGCAATAAAAATCAAACAAATGAAACATATATCTACAAGCAACATAAACTCTATGCTAAGTTGCTAAGCGGAGAATATTATTTGCTTAAAAATAATAGTTTTGTCCTAGCAAATGATGAGATAAATGAGATTTTGGATATTTTGCCAGAGGGTATAGATTTAAAAATAATGCAAAAAAGTTTTAATGCAGAAAACCCTATCGAGCTTTTGCCCTACCTTAGAAATACCATCGGGGATTTTGATTTTTCACATTTAAGCACAAAAACAAATTTTGATAAGCCAATTATGTCAAATCTATCACTAGATTTTGCATTTCCAAAGATACTAGATTGTCAAATCGATATAAATCCAAGTGCATTGTATCCAAGCAGGGATATTGACCCAAAAAATAATGGAATCCAAGTTTTATCACTAAGTGGCGCACAGCACAAACTTCAAGTAAGCATTACAAATAATGTAATCACAGAAAATTATGGAGATTTTATCCTCAAGCCTGACAATGAGGAATACTCAAATCTAGCAGTAAATGAACATCTAAATATGAGTTTTATGCGCGAATTTGGGTTTGAAGTGCCTTTTAACGCGCTTGTTTGTGATAGACATTTTGGAGAGTTTCATTATGTGGTTAAGCGATTTGATATAGATGAAAATGGCAATAAAATGCCACAAATAACGCTTAATGCACTAACAAAAAGCAAAAGAAAAGAAATAGGAAATATTGAGGACATAGCAACTTTTCTGCGAGATAGGCTAGATAATGCAGAAAAAATGAAATTTATAAAATATATCTATGCAAATGCGCTGCTACACAACAACGACTTGCACAAAAAAAATATCAGTTTTGTATTTAAAGATAATGCGCTTAAGCTAAGTCCAGCTTATGACATTCTAAATATTTATCCCATAAGAAAACTAGAAAATACTCAATGCCTCTTGCTAATCAACAACAAACAAAACAATATAAAAATCGATGATTTTCACTTAGTCAGTCAAAATCTAGGAGTTGATTTTGCACAAGCTAGAGAAAGTCTAAATCAAATACTAGATATTTATCTAAACAAATACCCTGAATATATCAAAAAATTACAAGACATACTAAAAAAACACCCCACAAAAAGCGCAGAAATTGCTATGAGTTTTAAGGATTTTAGAAATAAACTTTTAGATAGTTATGATAAATGTCAAAAAAATAATGAGATTTAG
- a CDS encoding nucleotidyl transferase AbiEii/AbiGii toxin family protein has translation MPYQLNLTQSNVDFIKTYCTEQIYALEQFLPIVNESVNRGAIKDGIAFGGGTALTMYYLAHRRSFDIDLFVDDRQYLSFFSPKLWILENSKFNDSYTELAHHIGFSTKENIKIDILASPFIEKALLDDSKSFFSQSVYIHSIEDIIANKIRFRKLDNKTRDIFDIVASIQKYPNLIDDLLEKESINKNDIKDLKTAIQTLNYEKYHNDIEMMQPIQEYKEIALNAPKILIDYIDTHILKTTTIPLQTPSKKPNPLA, from the coding sequence ATGCCTTATCAATTAAACCTTACGCAAAGTAATGTTGATTTTATAAAAACATATTGCACAGAGCAGATATACGCGCTAGAGCAGTTTTTGCCAATCGTTAATGAATCTGTGAATAGAGGAGCTATAAAAGATGGCATAGCTTTTGGTGGAGGAACTGCACTAACAATGTATTATCTAGCGCATAGGAGGAGTTTTGATATTGATTTATTTGTAGATGATAGACAATATCTTTCCTTTTTTAGCCCAAAACTTTGGATTTTAGAAAATTCAAAGTTTAATGATAGTTACACAGAGCTTGCCCACCATATTGGTTTTAGCACAAAAGAAAACATAAAAATAGATATACTTGCTAGCCCTTTTATTGAAAAAGCATTATTAGATGATTCCAAATCTTTTTTCAGCCAAAGTGTCTATATTCATTCCATAGAGGACATTATCGCAAACAAAATCCGCTTTAGAAAACTTGATAATAAAACAAGAGATATTTTTGATATTGTTGCTAGTATCCAAAAATATCCTAATTTGATTGATGATTTACTAGAAAAAGAATCAATCAATAAAAATGACATAAAAGACTTAAAAACAGCTATACAAACGCTAAATTATGAAAAATATCATAATGATATAGAAATGATGCAACCCATCCAAGAATACAAAGAAATAGCCTTAAATGCCCCCAAAATTCTAATAGATTATATTGACACGCATATACTAAAAACAACCACAATACCCCTCCAAACCCCCAGCAAAAAACCAAATCCCCTCGCATAA